GCTGCTTTCTGAAGACGATTCAGAGGATATTTCACCGGAAGAATAAAAAAAGGAGGTCACGACCTCCTTTTTTTATATTTTAATTGTTATCTTTTGCAACTTTCTAATGTTGATTGTGGTAAAATGGATAAGATATAATTTTGTTTTTAAAGGAAAGGAACGGTATGGAACAACCGTTAATGTTTGATATTCATCATATGGCGCATGCCTATGTCGATGAAGAGGGCAACACGGGATACGCGATCCGTGATGTCAGCGTGCAAATCAAACGCGGCGAATTTGTGGCTGTCATCGGTACGAACGGCAGCGGCAAGTCGACGTTTGCCAAACATTTGAACGCACTTTTGCTGCCCACGGAAGGGGACGTCTTGGTGGACGGCATCTCGGTGCGCGATGAAGCGAGAGTTTGGGATATTCGCAGCCGCGTCGGCATGGTTTTTCAAAATCCGGACAACCAAATTGTCGCGGCGGTCGTCGAGGAAGATGTGGCGTTCGGCCCGGAAAATCTCGGCGTGCCGCGGGAACAACTGCAGGAGCGCGTCGATGAGGCGCTGGCGGCGGTCGATATGACGGCGTATCGCAAGCATGCGCCGCATATGCTTTCGGGCGGGCAAAAACAGCGCGTAGCGATCGCGGGCGTATTGGCGATGCAACCGGAATGCATCGTTCTTGACGAACCGACGGCGATGCTCGATCCGCGCGGTCGTGAAGAAGTCATGCATACGGTGCAGGCCTTGCATGACAAACGCGGTATGACCGTCGTGTACATTACGCATTTTATGGAAGAGGCCGCGCAAGCCGATCGTATTCTTGTCATGATTAAAGGAGAGCTGGTCATGGACGGCACACCGCGCGAAGTGTTTGCCGATGTGGATCGCTTAAAGGAACTCGGGCTCGATGTTCCGGTCGCCTCCGAAGTGGCGCACGATTTGCGCGCGGCGGGCATACCTTTGCGGGAAGACATCATCACGGATGAAGAATTGGGAGAGGCGCTATGTCAATACAACTCAAAGGGGTAAGTTATACCTACGGCGCCGGCACTCCTTACGAAAAGAAGGCCCTGCGCAATATTAATCTGGAAATTAAAGAAGGCGAATTCGTCGGCATTATCGGTCATACCGGCTCGGGAAAATCGACATTGGTGCAGCATTTGAACGGTTTGCTGCTGCCGACTTCGGGGACGGTCACGGTCGACGGCGTCGACCTCACCGGTAAAACCGCCGCGGCGCGCAAGGCGCGACACAGCGTCGGCATGGTATTTCAGTATCCGGAGCATCAGCTCTTTGAAGAAACGATTCGCGCTGATATTGCGTTCGGCCCGACGAACCTGGGGCTTGACGCGGCGAAGATTGATGAACGGGTCCATGTGGCGATGCGCTTTGTGGGCTTACCCTATGATGAATTCGCGGAACGTTCACCGTTTCGTCTTTCCGGCGGTCAGCAACGGCGCGTGGCGATCGCGGGCGTGATTGCGATGCACCCGCGCTACCTCGTTTTGGATGAACCGTCGGCGGGTTTGGATCCGATCGGTCGGCAGGCGATTTTTGATCGCGT
This window of the Negativicoccus succinicivorans genome carries:
- a CDS encoding energy-coupling factor transporter ATPase, yielding MEQPLMFDIHHMAHAYVDEEGNTGYAIRDVSVQIKRGEFVAVIGTNGSGKSTFAKHLNALLLPTEGDVLVDGISVRDEARVWDIRSRVGMVFQNPDNQIVAAVVEEDVAFGPENLGVPREQLQERVDEALAAVDMTAYRKHAPHMLSGGQKQRVAIAGVLAMQPECIVLDEPTAMLDPRGREEVMHTVQALHDKRGMTVVYITHFMEEAAQADRILVMIKGELVMDGTPREVFADVDRLKELGLDVPVASEVAHDLRAAGIPLREDIITDEELGEALCQYNSKG
- a CDS encoding energy-coupling factor transporter ATPase; the protein is MSIQLKGVSYTYGAGTPYEKKALRNINLEIKEGEFVGIIGHTGSGKSTLVQHLNGLLLPTSGTVTVDGVDLTGKTAAARKARHSVGMVFQYPEHQLFEETIRADIAFGPTNLGLDAAKIDERVHVAMRFVGLPYDEFAERSPFRLSGGQQRRVAIAGVIAMHPRYLVLDEPSAGLDPIGRQAIFDRVKAWHEDRRFTVILVSHNMEDISRLASRVIVLNKGEIMLDGNPLDIFINHSAELAAAGVEAPPVSRLLARINECGCAVDERAIEPEEATANILAALGKIPPSNAAHDALQGRQ